In the Chromobacterium sp. ATCC 53434 genome, CACCTTGGCCAGCGCGGTGCGCGGATTGCGCATCGCGCCGGGATTCAGCTGCAGCGACTTCGGCCAGCCTATGATGAAGCCGCCCATCGCCACGCCTATCAACGGCAGCACGATGGAGCCTATCGGATCGATGTGGGCCAGCGGGCTGAAAGTGCGGCGGCCGGTCATGTAGGCGGTGCGGTCGCCGAGCCGGTCGGCCATGAAGGCCTGCGCCCCGGCGGGAATGGTGATGGCGAACAGTATCGGCAGTATCGATACCGCCAACTGCTGGATCAGGGAGAGTTGCTGCATGATTTCCTAGATAAGATGTCGAATTGAATCACAGGCCGAACGGCGCCAGCGGGCCCTTGCCCGCCCGCACCAGCTCGACGCCGTCGGTCATGTCTATGACGGTGGTCGGCTCGACGCCGCACCAGCCGCCGTCCAGCACCGCCTCCACCGCGTGCTCCAGCCGTTCGCGGATCTCCTGCGGGTCCGACAGCGGCTCGGCGTCGCCCGGCAGCATCAGCGTACAGGACAATATGGGTTCGCCCAGCTCTTCCAGCAAGGCCTGCGCCACCTTGTGCTCCGGCACGCGCAGGCCGATGGTGGCGCGCTTCGGGTGCAAGGTGCGGCGCGGCACCTCGCGGCTGGCCTGCAGGATGAAGGTGTAGCTGCCCGGCGTCGCGCTCTTCAGCAGCCGGAACTGGCGGTTGTCGACGCGGGCGTAGTTGGCCAGCTCGGACAGATCGTGGCAGACCAGCGTCATCATCCGCTGCTTCAGGCCCAGCCCGCGGATGGCCAGCAGGCGTTCCAGCGCGTCCTTGTCGCCGAGCATGCAGCCCAGCGCGTAACAGGAGTCGGTCGGATAGGCGATCACCCCGCCTTCGCGCAATATCCTCACCGCCTCGCGTATCAGGCGGATCTGCGGATTGTCGGGGTGGATCATGAAATATTGCGCCATATTCTTGTCCTTGTGCGCTCAGCGCAGGATGCGCGCGTCCAGCTCGCGCCAGATCGGCCGGCAGATAGGCGGCAGATCCTCGGTATGGCCGACGTCGCGGCCGCCCTCGCCCGGCGCGTGAAAATCGCTGCCGCAGCTGGCGAACAGCTGGTGGCGCTCGGCGTGCAGCGCGAACTTGTGCATGTCGTCGAGGCTGTGGCTGCCGCAGGCCACTTCTATGCCCTGGCCGCCGGCCGCCTTGAAGTCCAGGATCAGCCGCTCGATCAGCGTCTTGCCCATGTCGTAGCGCCCCGGATGGGCGATCGCCGCCATGCCGCCGGCGCCGACTATCCAGCCCACCGCCTCCTCCAGGCCGGCCCAGTCGTGCTCGACATAGCCCGGCTTGCCCGGCGTCAGGTATTTGCGGAACACCGTGCGCAAGTCCTTGACCGCGCCGCTGGCCACCAGATGGCGGGCGAAATGGGTGCGGCCCACCATCTCGGGGTTGTCGCACCGGGCCATCGCCCCTTCGAAGACGCCCGGTATGCCGGCATTGGCCAGCGCCGCCCCCATCCGTCGCGCGCGCTCGACGCGGCCGTCGCGTATGCCCTTCAGGCCGGCGGCCAACCGCGGTTCGTCCGGGTCTACGCCGAGACCGACGATGTGCACCGTGTGCCGCCCCCAGCTGACCGACACCTCGACGCCGTTGAGAAAGCCGATGCCATGGCGCGCGGCGGCGGCCGCCGCCTCGGCCAGGCCGCCGGTGCAGTCGTGGTCGGTCAGCGCCAGCAGCGTCGGCGAGCGCGCCGCGGCGCGGTCGATGACTTCGGTCGGCGTCAGCGCGCCGTCCGAAGTGCGGGAATGGAAATGCAGATCAATGCCGGCCATCGTCGCCTCCCGCGGCCGGCCGTGCGACCCGGCGCCGCTCCCAGGCGGCCAGCCGCTCGCGATAGGCGCGCAGCTCCTGCTGGTAGAGGTCCAGTATGCACGGTTCGCAGCCGCTGCCGCAGCACATGTCGTCGCTCACCTCGAACGGCGGCTCGGGCATGATGTCGGCGGAATCATCCATCTCACTCGGCCTCTACCGCGATCAGGAAACCGTCCCCGCTGACCTGCTGGCCGGCGCGGATCTTGCAGGTCTTGCGCAATTCCTGCTGGCCGTCCACCGCCACATTGCCTTCGGCGATGAAATACTTGGCGCCGCCGCCGGACTGGCAGACGTTGCAGGCCTTGAGCAGATCGCACAAGGCGATGTATTCGCCGGACAGGCGGAAAGTCTGTTTCATGTTTTGCACACTCGTTCTGGACAGGCTTGTGAGCGGTCTGTGGACAAAGCCGCCAAGCCCTTAATCTGTCTGATGTTTTTGCCGCCGCCCATTTTTTAGGCAGCTTCGCCCGGCTATCCACGCCGGCAGCGAACAATATTGTGGAGCCACTGTGGACAAGCGCGGCAAGGCCATGTTTTCGCTGGCCATTTTCGGTCTGATTATTTTTTAGTCAGCCAATAGCGGCAAAAGTGCCTGCTGGGCGCGCGCCAACCGCGCCTCGCGCGCTCCGGCCACCTCCACCGCGTCGATTCCGCTGCGCGCCAACTCCCGCCGGTACAATTCCAGCAGCCAGTCGCGCTGTTCGGGATGGCTGCGCAGCGGGTCCGGCTCCCACGGGATGTCCGGACGGGCCAGCACCGTCAACGCGTAGTCGCCCGGCCGGTACAGCGCCAGCAACGCGTCCGACGCCCGCTGGTGCGCCACCTCGGCCCAGATCTTGCAGGTCAGCACCGTGGTGTCGCACAGCAGGATGTCGGCAGCCTCTTCCGCCCGCCGCTCGGCGGCCAGCTGGCCGGCGGCGATCGCCTCGATGTCGGCCATGGTGGAAATATAAGGCCGGTCGGCGTAATAGGCGCGCGCATACTCGGGCACCCACGCCGCTCGGCGGCCGCCGGCGCGAAGCCGCCGCGCCCATTGTTCGGCCAGCGTGCTCTTGCCGCTGGACTCCGGGCCGACTATCGCCACCCGGATCGGCCTGCCGGCCTGCTGCTGCACCATTGTTCAGTCTTCCACGCTATCGGCCGTCATTTCGGGCCGAGCGGATTATTATACCGCGACAAGCCGCGCCTTCCCCGCTTTTCCATGATTTCGCCGACAAAATCGGCGAGCCGGGCGCGAAAGTTGCCGGCACATCGAAACCGACTATGCTTTGACCATAACGCGCCATCAATATCGCCGCACGCCGCATCGATCGGATTTTTCCGCCTCGAGATGTCTTGACCCTGGAGATTTCATGCGAGTAACTGGCCGCACTTCCGCCCTGTTTGTCATCGGCTCCGCCGCGCTATTGTCGCAGCCGGCCTGGGCCATGCCCCCGGGCATGGAAGAGAAAGTCGCCGACGTGATGGTGTGGGTCGTCGTCGTGCTGGTGCCGGTGGCCGCCATCTATCTGTTCTGGAAAGTGCATGTGCTGCCGGAAGTCTTCGCCGAGAAGCACCAGCATCCGCAAAAGCACGCCATCCAGGTGCTGTGCCTGCTGTCGCTGGCCTTCGGCGGCCTGCTGTGGCCGATCGCCTGGTTGTGGGCCTTCACCAAACCCACGTCCTACAAGGCCGCCTACGGCACCGACAAGCACGACGACTTCTTCCTGAAACCCGATGGCGCCCACGCCGACAAGCCGCTGGATCTGGCCATCGTCGACGATGAGATCATGCTGCTGAAAGAGAGGCTGGCGGGCCTGTCGCAGAAACGCGCGCTGATCGTCGGCAAGCAGGCCGGCGGCGACAAGGAGGCTGGCGATGCTTGAAATCATCCTCGGCGGCTACGCCTTCCTGATCTGGCTGATCTTCATCAAGTTCAAATGGCTGCCCTGGAACATCCAGACCCAGGTCGGCTCGGCGACCGGCGCGCTGGCGCTGCTCGCCACCATCATCTTCACCATCAATGTTGTCACCCCGTCCTCCGGCGACGTCCGCGTCATCAACTACGTGTCGGAAATCGTGCCGCGCGTGGCGGGCACCGTTACCCGGGTGGCGGTCGACGGCAATACCCTGGTCAAAAAGGGCGACGTGCTGCTGGAAATCGACAACACGCCGTACCGGCTGCGCGTCAAGGAGCTGAAGGCCAAGCTGGCCGACACCACCGCCTCGTCGAAGACGCTGCGGCAGGACCTGGACAGCGCCGACAGCGACGCCGCCGCCGCGCGGGCGCAGCTGGAGTTGATGCGGCAGCGGCTGAACGAAGCCAGGACACTGGCCAGGACCGGGGCCGGCAACCAGTACGATGTGGAGAGCTTCCGCGCCGAGGTGAAGAAGGCCGAGTCGGCGCTGGCGTCGGCGCAGAGCGGCCAGGCCAAGGCGCGGACCAGACTGGACGGCAAGGTCGGTCCGGACCTGGCCAGCGTGGCCCAGATCAAGGCGCAGCTGGAGGCCGCGCAATACGATCTGGACTCCACCGTCATCCGCGCTCCCGCCGACGGCTACGCCATCAACGTCGCCGTGCGCCCGGGCAATTACCTGGTGCCGATGCCGTTCCGGCCGGCGCTGAGCTTCGTCGAACAGGAGCAACGCATCCTGGCCTTCTTCGACCAGAACGAGCTGCGCTACGTCCAGCCCGGCGACAAGGCCGAGGTCGCGTTCAAGACGCTGCCCGGCCGGCTGGTTCGCGCCCGGGTCGATTCCATCGTCTGGGCCAATGGCCAGGGCCAGCTGGCCCAGTCCGGCCAGGTGCCGAACACGCCGGTGGAGCTGGCCCCGCCGCCGCTGGCGCAGAAATACGCGGTCAAGCTGCTGCCGGTGCGCGACGACGGCGACGCGGCGCTCTTCATCCCGATGGGGGCGCGCGGCGACGGCGCCATCTACACCGAGAAGCTGGCGCCGCTGCACCTGCTGCGCATGGTGATGATCCGCGCCCAGTCGCTGCTCAACTACCTTGTGCTGAAACTGCACTGAGGGGGCCGCGATGATCAAAGCGCAGATGCTGCTGCCGCTGGCCGCCAGTCTATGGCTGGCCGGCTGCGCCGTTCCCTCGCCGGACAGCCGGGCCCTGGCGCTGGAACACGCCTCGCTGCCGGACGGCTGGCGCGCCGCCGCGGCCGCCGGCCGCTTCGACGCCGACATGCTCGGCTTTCCGATAGACGCCCGGCTGCGGGGCCTGATCGCCGAAGCGGTGCGCCACAACGCCGATCTGCGGATGGCCGCGGCCAGGATGGAACAGGCGCAGGCCGCGCTGAAGGCGGCCGGCGGTGCCATGCTGCCGTCGGTCGCCATCGGCGGCCAGGCCGGCAACTCCAGCCTGCCCACCTCCAGCATGAGCACCTCCGGCACGGCGCTGATCGCGGCCTGGGAGGTCGATCTGTGGGGCCGCCTGGCCGCCGAGAAGGACGCCGCCCACGCCCGCCTGCAAGCGTCGGAACTCGATCTGGCCTATGCCCGGCAGTCCATCGCCGCCGGCGTCGTCCGCGGCTGGATCGCCGTGGCCGAAAGCACGCAGCAGCTGGCGATCGCGCAACGGATGCTGAGCCTGTCGCAGCGGCAGCTGGCGCTGATCGAACAGGCCCGCAAAGTGGGGCGCGACACCGAGCTCGACGTCGATCTGCATCGCGCCAACGCGGAGGCGCAACGCCAGCAGCTGTTGGCCAGCCAGCAGGCGCAGGAACAGGCGCGGCGCGCGCTGGAACTGCTGCTGGGCCGCTATCCGGCGGCCGAACTGTCGGCGGCCGGCGCGCTGCCGGCGGTGTCCGACACGCTGCCGGCCGGCATTCCATCGGAACTGCTGAGCCGCCGCCCCGACCTGCTGGCGTCGCGGCAGCGCTTCGAGGCGGCGTTCTACGGCGTCGAAGCCGCCAAGCGCGCCCGCCTGCCCTCGCTGAAACTCAGCGGCGGCGTCGCGTATATCGCCGACTCCGCCGTCCTGCTCAAGTCCGGGATAGACAACCCGGTCTGGGCGGCGACCGGCCAGATGCTGGCGCCGATCTTCACCGGCGGACAGTTGCAGGCGCAGGTCGAGGCGCAGAACGCCAGGCAGCGCGAAGCGGTGGCCGGCTACAACCGCGCCGCGCTGAACGCGCTGGCGGAGGTGGAGAACGGCCTGGCCGGCGAGCGCCTGCTCGGCCAGCGCGAACGCGCGCTGCAAGCGCAGACCTCGGCGCTGGCGAAGGCCGTCGCCCATGCCGGCCAGCAAAGGCGGGTCGGCAAGATCAGCCAGTACCAGCTGCTGCAACAAGAACTCAGCCTCGATGCCGCCGAAGCCGGCCGGCTGCGCCTGCAAAGCCAGCGGCTGGACAATCGCATCGCCCTGCATCTGGCACTGGGCGGCCGCTTCCCGATCTGAATCTTTTGCGGCCATGGCGGAAACCGGCGAACGGCTCCCCGCTTCGGCGCCGCTTCCGGATTACCCAACACAAGTCGGGGACAGGCCTGTGAGCTGGCTGTGGAAAAACCGGGCAAGTCCTTGATGGCGTTTCCATTTCCGCCTGGCGATTATTTTTTAGGCAGGCAGGAACTTTTTCCCCACCGCCGGTGCAGAGCCATGTGGGCGCATTGTGGATAAGCCACGCAAAGCCATGATAAGGAAGAAGAAAACCGCATTGCTCATTTTTTAGGCAAAAACGGCGGCGGCGCGATGGCAATTCTCCCCGGCGCCGGTACACAATCCTGTGCGTTGCATGTGGACAAGCGGCGCAAGTGGCTGATTTTCCAAACCGCCGCCTCGTCTGCCTATTTTTTAGGCAAAAAGCGGCGCCGCCGACAAACCGGCACCGGCCGCGCTTGCCCACATCCGCGGTGCAAAGCCATGTGGAAGCGTTGTGGACAAGCGAGGCAAGTGCTTGAATGCGCGGCATGAAAAAGGGCTGCCCAAAAAATGGGCAGCCCCGGTACCCGACAGCGGCCGGCTATGCCGTCATCTCGCCGCGCAACGGGCGGGTCAGCTGTTCGCGCAACGCCTCGCCGCCGACGCCGGCCGACAGCAGCACCTGCATTTTGGCCAGCGCCGCCTCCGGCGTCAGATCGGCGCCCGGCAACGCCCCCGCCTTGGCCAGCGGCTGGCTGGCGGCATAAGCGCCGACCTCAACCGCGCCCTTCACCGCCTGGGTCAGCGTCAGCACCGGGCCGCCGCGCGCCGTCATCGCCGCGATGCCGCCCAGCAGCGCCGGATCGGCCGGCGCATTGCCGCTGCCGTAGGCAAGCAGCACCGCGCCGTCCAGGCCGCCGTCGCGCAATATCTGTCCGGCCAGCGCGCTGCCGTGGCCCGGCGTCAGCATCAGGACGGCGAACTTTAGGTCCTCGTTTATGCGCTGCGGCCGCCACGGCTGGCCATCGGCCGGCAGCCAGCCCGCGCGCCGCCAGTCGGCGTGGATGGCGAATTCGGCCAGCGGCTCGGCGTTCGGACTGCCGAAACCGGCGAAGCGTTCGACATCCAGCTTGCGGACGCGGCTGCCCCGCAGCAACAGACGGTCGAAGGCGACGACGACCTCGTTCAAGTCAGGCTGGCAGGCCGCCTCGAAAGCGTCGGCCAGATTGCTCCAGCCGTCCGAGCGCGGATGCACCAGCGGCAGCTGGGCGCCGGTCAGCACCACCGGCTTGGCCAGGCCGCGCAAGGCGAAGGCCAGCACGCCGGCGCTATAGGCCATGGTATCGGTGCCGTGGATGACGACGAAGCCGTCGTAGTCGTGATAGCGGGAATCCAGCGCGTCTATGATCTGGTTCCACTGCCGGGGCGTGATCGCCGAGGAGTCGATCAGCTGTTCGAACTCGACGACGTCGAATTCCAGGCCCGGACGGGCGAGACGCTGCAGCAGCCGCGGCAGCAGGCCCGGCACCGGCGCCAGGCCTTCGGGGGTGTGGTCCATGCCTATGGTACCACCGGTGTAGAGCACCAGGATTCGGCTCATTGCATACTCCATCGCACTTGATCTGCGACGATGGTAGCGCAAGCCTCATCCGGCGTCACACGCCGGCGGTACAGGCGGGATCAGCGCAGCGCGTCGGACATCGCCACATCGATGGCGCGGCGCGCATCGTCGATGTGATGGACGATGTCGCGCTGCAGCGAACGCAGATAGGGATCATCCTCGCGGTGGGTCGCGTCGCGGCGGGCCTTGTCCAGCAGCTCCCGCGCCTGGTGGAAGCGGTCTTCCGGGCGCCAGCGCGCATCGGGCCGCGTCCGCTCGTAGATGTCCTTGCCGTCGTCGATGGCGGCGTCTCTCATCTTGCGCAGCGCCTTGTTGATTTCGTCGACCGCGTGGCGCTCGTCGTCCATCACCTGCGGATAGTCCGGCCGGGCCAGCAGATCGCGCGCGGCGCGCAGATCGGTCATCGCGTGCAGATAGTACGGATGCGCCTCCGGATGCCACTGGTGCTGCTGCCAGGTCCAGGGCTGGCCGTCGCGCCAGTCGTCGGCCAAGGCCTGGCTGCTCAGTGCCGCGTTGCCGGCGGCGGCTATCGTCAACATCATCAGAATGCCGGTCAGTTTCATGTCTGTCTCCTCGACGGTATCGATTCGGAACGGCCCGCGCTCAGCGCAGGGCGTCGTTGATTGCCTGTTGCACCGCGCGGTGCGCGGCGTCGACGTGATGCAGGATGCGGTGCTGCAGATCGCGCACCCACGGATCGTCTTCCTGATGGCTGGCGTCGCGGCGGGCGGCGTCGAGCAGATCCAGCGCGCGGTGGAAGCGGTCGCTCGGACTCAGCCGCGCGTCGGGCTGCTCGTAGCGCCACGGCTGCTTGCCGTCCTCGATCGCGGCCCGCTGCATCTCGCCCAGCGCGGCGTCGATCTCGGCCACCGCGCGGCGCTCGTCGTCGGCGATCTGCGGATAGTCGGGCCGCGCCAGATAGGCGCGCGCCTGGCGCAGATCGCTCATCGCGTGCAGATAGTAGGGATGCTCCGCGGGACGCCACTCGCGCGGCATCTCCAGCCGCACCGTCGTCGCGTAGACCGGCTGGGCGCGCGGCGGCGCCACCACGCAGCCGCTTAGCCCGGCCGCAGCGGCCAGCGGCAGCAGCCACAGAACGGCCTGCTTCTTCATCATTTCCACATTGCTCTCCTCGGCGATCGGTCCGGCCCGCTCCGCATCTGGGCGCCGGACACATGCCAACAGTCTGTTATTTGCGCCGAACCGCATGTCCGGCCTGCTTCGAATAATCGCACCCCGCTACCGGATGTTCAGCAGCGATTAGGTTTCCGCGTGTAAGCGTTTGTAGCGGCCGCGGCATCAGGCCATATTCGTTTTAATTAAGATTTTCTTAATAAGGTGTTTTTGTGAATTTCTATTAAGCAAGGCCGCCAATGAAACATGTACACAGTCGGCAAAAAAGTGACAGACAGTTTGACTGGCTGTTCTCTTTTTCCACTCCAACATTCTGAAATTGACTTTTGTTAAGCAGACGAGCGCCAGGAAATGATAAAAATTGGTCAAACACGAACAAAAAAGTACTTTGTCATCATTGTGCCGCCCTGCCGAGCCGAGACTTGCGGGGCGGAAACGGCGACGCTCCGCCCCCGATGGGGCGCGGTCGTCAGCCACTTCATCAACAAACAAAAAGGTGCGTTATGTCTTTACACCGCAACCATGATATTCAGGCCCTGCAAGGCCAGACGATGACCATCCACATCAATGACCAGCCGGTCGTCGCCGCCAGCGGCGAAACCGTGCTCAGCGTGCTCAGCGCCGTCGGCCTGCGCCAGCTCAGCCGCAACGACAACCAGCAGATCGCCGGTTCCTATTGCGGCATGGGCGTATGCCACTGCTGCCTGGTCAAGATAGACGGCCGGCACAAGCGCCGCGCCTGCCAGACCGTGGTCAGCCCCGACATGCGGGTGGAAACCGCCGGCAACCGCCTGAACACGGAGGGCCTGAGATGAGCGCGAAACCGGTGATCGTCGGCGGCGGCCCGGCCGGCATGTCGGCCGCCATGGAACTGGCCCGCCACGGCGTCGCTTGCACGCTGCTGGACGAGGCCTCCCGCGTCGGCGGCGTGGTCTACCGCGGCCCGCTGCGCGAAGGCGTGGTGCTGGACTATCTCGGCGAGCGCTATCGCGAAAGCATGCAGGCGCTGCACCGCGAATTCGAACAATATCGCGAGCGCATAGCCATCCGGCTGAACACCCGCGTCGTCGGCGGCAGCGACAGCGAGCTGTTCGCGCTGACCGCGGACGAGCAGGTCGAGGCCGTGCCCTATTCCCATCTGCTGCTGGCGGCCGGCTGCCACGAGCGCAGCGTGCCCTTCCCCGGCTGGACGCTGCCCGGCGTGATCATGCTGGGCGGCCTGCAATTGCAGATCAAGAGCGGCGTGGTCAAGCCGCTGGGCCGCACCGTGCTGGTGGGCACCGGCCCGCTGCTGCCGCTGGTGGCCTGCCAATTGCACCGCGCCGGCGTCGAGGTGGCCGGCGTCTACGAGGCCTGCGCCTTCGGCAGGCTGGCCAAGGAGGCGATCGCGCTGCTCAATCAGCCGCAGTTGTTCCTGGACGGCCTGAGCATGGTCGCCTACCTGAAGCGTCACGGCGTCCCGCTGCACTACGGCTGGGGCGTGGTCCAGGCCCACGGCGACGCCGAGCTCGGCGAAGTGACCGTCGCGCCGTACGACGCCGAATGGCGCGCCGACCTGACGCGCAGCCGCCGCCTGCCGGCCCAGACGCTGGCCGTCGGCTACGGCTTCATTCCGCGCACCCAGCTGACCCAGCAGATGGGCCTGGAGCACCGCTACGCCGACGACGGCTATCTGAAGCCGGTCAACGACGACTGGCAACGCAGCAGCCGCGACAACGTCCACCTGGCCGGCGACGTCGGCGGCCTGCGCGGCGGCGACGCCGCGATGATCACCGGCCGCATCGCCGCGCTGTCCATGCTGCGGCAACTGGGCAAGCTGGACGAGACCCAGGCGCTGCGCCTGCGCCAGGCCAGCCTGGACGAGCTGGCCTCCGTCCTGCGCTTCCGCAAGGGCATAGACAGCTTCACCCGCCGCGGCCATGGCCAGCTGGCGCTGCCGGACAGCGACACCGTGATCTGCCGCTGCGAGCACGCGACCCGCCGCGATATCGACACCGCGCTGGAACAGGGCGTCAACGACCTGATCAGCCTGAAGATGCGCACCCGCGTCAGCATGGGCGACTGCCAGGGCAAGATGTGCGTCGGCTATTGCAGCGACCGGCTGCGCGAACACACCGGCAAGCGCGACGTCGGCTGGATACGCCCGCGCTTCCCGCTCGACCCGCTGCCGTTCTCGGCTTTCGCCAGCACCCAACAGACTGAAGAGATTTGACATGAGCAAGCAATACGACATCGTGATCGCCGGCGGCGGCGTGATCGGCGCCTCCTGCGCCTACCAGCTGTCCAAGCGCCGCGACCTGAAAATCGCGCTGATAGACAGCAAGCGCCCCGGCAACGCGTCGCGCGCGTCGGCCGGCGGCCTGTGGGCGATAGGCGAGTCGGTGGGCCTGGGCTGCGGCGTGATCTTCTTCCGCATGACCTCGGCCAAACGCAAGCGCGAGGCCGCCGGCGCCGCGGTGGCGGTCGACGCCAGCACGCCGCACATCCTGCCGCAGAGCTTCTTCGACTTCGCGCTGGCGTCCAACGCGCTGTACCCGACCCTGCACCAGGAGTTGATGGAAAACCACGGCATGGACTTCAAGTTCGAGCGCACCGGGCTCAAATACATCATTTACGATGAGGAAGACCAGCTGTACGCCGAGCACATCGCCGCGCAAATTCCGCACCTGGCCAGTGAAGTGCACTGGTTGGACCGCGCCCAGCTGCGCGAGAACGAGCCCTTTGTCAGCGACAAGGCCCAGGGCGCGCTGGAGTTCCTCTGCGACCACCAGGTCAGCCCCTTCCGCCTGACCGACGCCTACACCGAGGCGGCGCGGCAAAACGGCGTCGACGTGTTCTTCAACGTCAACGTCACCGGCGTCACCCGCGAAGGCAGCCGCGTCACCGGCGTGCGCACCGCCGAGGCCGGCGACTTCAGCTGCCACACGCTGATCAACGCCGGCGGCTCCTGGGCCGCCGAGCTGTCGCGCTGGGCCACCGACCGCACCATTCCGGTCAAGCCGGTCAAGGGCCAGATCGTGTTGTCGGAGAAGATGCCCAAGCTCTTGCGCGGCTGCATCACCACCAGCGACTGCTATATCGCGCAGAAGGACAACGGCGAGATCCTGATCGGCAGCACCACCGAGGACA is a window encoding:
- a CDS encoding L-threonylcarbamoyladenylate synthase; amino-acid sequence: MAQYFMIHPDNPQIRLIREAVRILREGGVIAYPTDSCYALGCMLGDKDALERLLAIRGLGLKQRMMTLVCHDLSELANYARVDNRQFRLLKSATPGSYTFILQASREVPRRTLHPKRATIGLRVPEHKVAQALLEELGEPILSCTLMLPGDAEPLSDPQEIRERLEHAVEAVLDGGWCGVEPTTVIDMTDGVELVRAGKGPLAPFGL
- a CDS encoding 3',5'-nucleoside bisphosphate phosphatase → MAGIDLHFHSRTSDGALTPTEVIDRAAARSPTLLALTDHDCTGGLAEAAAAAARHGIGFLNGVEVSVSWGRHTVHIVGLGVDPDEPRLAAGLKGIRDGRVERARRMGAALANAGIPGVFEGAMARCDNPEMVGRTHFARHLVASGAVKDLRTVFRKYLTPGKPGYVEHDWAGLEEAVGWIVGAGGMAAIAHPGRYDMGKTLIERLILDFKAAGGQGIEVACGSHSLDDMHKFALHAERHQLFASCGSDFHAPGEGGRDVGHTEDLPPICRPIWRELDARILR
- a CDS encoding oxidoreductase-like domain-containing protein; the encoded protein is MDDSADIMPEPPFEVSDDMCCGSGCEPCILDLYQQELRAYRERLAAWERRRVARPAAGGDDGRH
- a CDS encoding RNA-binding S4 domain-containing protein; its protein translation is MKQTFRLSGEYIALCDLLKACNVCQSGGGAKYFIAEGNVAVDGQQELRKTCKIRAGQQVSGDGFLIAVEAE
- a CDS encoding AAA family ATPase yields the protein MVQQQAGRPIRVAIVGPESSGKSTLAEQWARRLRAGGRRAAWVPEYARAYYADRPYISTMADIEAIAAGQLAAERRAEEAADILLCDTTVLTCKIWAEVAHQRASDALLALYRPGDYALTVLARPDIPWEPDPLRSHPEQRDWLLELYRRELARSGIDAVEVAGAREARLARAQQALLPLLAD
- a CDS encoding DUF3302 domain-containing protein, yielding MRVTGRTSALFVIGSAALLSQPAWAMPPGMEEKVADVMVWVVVVLVPVAAIYLFWKVHVLPEVFAEKHQHPQKHAIQVLCLLSLAFGGLLWPIAWLWAFTKPTSYKAAYGTDKHDDFFLKPDGAHADKPLDLAIVDDEIMLLKERLAGLSQKRALIVGKQAGGDKEAGDA
- a CDS encoding HlyD family secretion protein, whose protein sequence is MLEIILGGYAFLIWLIFIKFKWLPWNIQTQVGSATGALALLATIIFTINVVTPSSGDVRVINYVSEIVPRVAGTVTRVAVDGNTLVKKGDVLLEIDNTPYRLRVKELKAKLADTTASSKTLRQDLDSADSDAAAARAQLELMRQRLNEARTLARTGAGNQYDVESFRAEVKKAESALASAQSGQAKARTRLDGKVGPDLASVAQIKAQLEAAQYDLDSTVIRAPADGYAINVAVRPGNYLVPMPFRPALSFVEQEQRILAFFDQNELRYVQPGDKAEVAFKTLPGRLVRARVDSIVWANGQGQLAQSGQVPNTPVELAPPPLAQKYAVKLLPVRDDGDAALFIPMGARGDGAIYTEKLAPLHLLRMVMIRAQSLLNYLVLKLH
- a CDS encoding efflux transporter outer membrane subunit, with the translated sequence MIKAQMLLPLAASLWLAGCAVPSPDSRALALEHASLPDGWRAAAAAGRFDADMLGFPIDARLRGLIAEAVRHNADLRMAAARMEQAQAALKAAGGAMLPSVAIGGQAGNSSLPTSSMSTSGTALIAAWEVDLWGRLAAEKDAAHARLQASELDLAYARQSIAAGVVRGWIAVAESTQQLAIAQRMLSLSQRQLALIEQARKVGRDTELDVDLHRANAEAQRQQLLASQQAQEQARRALELLLGRYPAAELSAAGALPAVSDTLPAGIPSELLSRRPDLLASRQRFEAAFYGVEAAKRARLPSLKLSGGVAYIADSAVLLKSGIDNPVWAATGQMLAPIFTGGQLQAQVEAQNARQREAVAGYNRAALNALAEVENGLAGERLLGQRERALQAQTSALAKAVAHAGQQRRVGKISQYQLLQQELSLDAAEAGRLRLQSQRLDNRIALHLALGGRFPI
- a CDS encoding asparaginase, whose amino-acid sequence is MSRILVLYTGGTIGMDHTPEGLAPVPGLLPRLLQRLARPGLEFDVVEFEQLIDSSAITPRQWNQIIDALDSRYHDYDGFVVIHGTDTMAYSAGVLAFALRGLAKPVVLTGAQLPLVHPRSDGWSNLADAFEAACQPDLNEVVVAFDRLLLRGSRVRKLDVERFAGFGSPNAEPLAEFAIHADWRRAGWLPADGQPWRPQRINEDLKFAVLMLTPGHGSALAGQILRDGGLDGAVLLAYGSGNAPADPALLGGIAAMTARGGPVLTLTQAVKGAVEVGAYAASQPLAKAGALPGADLTPEAALAKMQVLLSAGVGGEALREQLTRPLRGEMTA
- a CDS encoding 2Fe-2S iron-sulfur cluster-binding protein, with the protein product MTIHINDQPVVAASGETVLSVLSAVGLRQLSRNDNQQIAGSYCGMGVCHCCLVKIDGRHKRRACQTVVSPDMRVETAGNRLNTEGLR
- a CDS encoding NAD(P)/FAD-dependent oxidoreductase; this encodes MSAKPVIVGGGPAGMSAAMELARHGVACTLLDEASRVGGVVYRGPLREGVVLDYLGERYRESMQALHREFEQYRERIAIRLNTRVVGGSDSELFALTADEQVEAVPYSHLLLAAGCHERSVPFPGWTLPGVIMLGGLQLQIKSGVVKPLGRTVLVGTGPLLPLVACQLHRAGVEVAGVYEACAFGRLAKEAIALLNQPQLFLDGLSMVAYLKRHGVPLHYGWGVVQAHGDAELGEVTVAPYDAEWRADLTRSRRLPAQTLAVGYGFIPRTQLTQQMGLEHRYADDGYLKPVNDDWQRSSRDNVHLAGDVGGLRGGDAAMITGRIAALSMLRQLGKLDETQALRLRQASLDELASVLRFRKGIDSFTRRGHGQLALPDSDTVICRCEHATRRDIDTALEQGVNDLISLKMRTRVSMGDCQGKMCVGYCSDRLREHTGKRDVGWIRPRFPLDPLPFSAFASTQQTEEI
- the hcnC gene encoding cyanide-forming glycine dehydrogenase subunit HcnC, producing MSKQYDIVIAGGGVIGASCAYQLSKRRDLKIALIDSKRPGNASRASAGGLWAIGESVGLGCGVIFFRMTSAKRKREAAGAAVAVDASTPHILPQSFFDFALASNALYPTLHQELMENHGMDFKFERTGLKYIIYDEEDQLYAEHIAAQIPHLASEVHWLDRAQLRENEPFVSDKAQGALEFLCDHQVSPFRLTDAYTEAARQNGVDVFFNVNVTGVTREGSRVTGVRTAEAGDFSCHTLINAGGSWAAELSRWATDRTIPVKPVKGQIVLSEKMPKLLRGCITTSDCYIAQKDNGEILIGSTTEDKGYDTTITYPEINGLVQGAIRCVPELANVNIKRCWAGLRPGTPDELPILGPEDGVDGYLNACGHFRTGILTSAITGVLLNGLVRGEPLPLDIAPFLAGRFPNRTAEQMDFALHA